A window of Synechococcus sp. WH 8109 genomic DNA:
GATGCAGTTCCACCAGCAGCTCATCAGCAAGGCGGCGGTACAGCGGCGCAATGACGTGGGGAAAGGCCTGATGAAACGCTCGTTTGCTGTCGGCGATGGTCTGACTTGCGGCCAACGTGCAGTCCAGGAATGAATGGCTGGAACCCTAGCGCCGCAGACATCGCCGTTAGGATTGCGCGACCCTGCTGATGCTCAGATGATCCCCATTGTGATTGAGGAGTCTGGCCGGGGAGAAAGGGCCTTTGACATTTATTCCCGGCTTCTGCGCGAGCGAATCATCTTCCTTGGTGAGGCTGTCACCAGTGACTCCGCCAACCGGATCGTGGCGCAGATGTTGTTTCTCGAAGCTGAGGACCCTGAGAAAGATATCTACCTCTACATCAACTCGCCCGGTGGTTCGGTTTACGACGGCCTCGGCATCTTCGACACGATGCAGCACATCAAACCGGATGTGCACACAGTTTGTGTTGGCTTGGCCGCAAGCATGGGAGCTTTCCTGCTATGTGCTGGCACCAAGGGCAAGCGCAGCAGCCTGCAGCACTCCCGGATCATGATTCACCAGCCCTTGGGTGGTGCCCAGGGCCAAGCCAGTGACATCCGCATTCAGGCGGATGAAATCCTCTTCCTGAAGGAACGCCTCAACAAGGAGCTCTCCGATCGCACTGGGCAACCCCTTGATCGGATCCAGCAGGACACCGACCGTGACTTCTTCATGTCACCCACAGAAGCGGTGAACTACGGCTTGATTGACTCGGTGATCGACAAGCGTCCAGTTCAGGCCGTTGCTTGAAGAAGTCAAGTTTTAAAAACAACCGTCCCAGCAAGATCTGTCCAGTCTGCGATCGTCCCTTTGAGTGGCGCAAAGCCTGGAGAAATTGCTGGGACGAAGTTGTTTATTGCTCGGAACGTTGCCGACGACGCAAGAATAAATCCAATCCATAAAAAAAGCCCCCGTCTGAATAAACGGGGGCTTTGTGCTGCTGGACCAAAAATCAGTCCAGGGTGACGACAGTGCGGTCTTTCTCAGGAACAGTGGTGAATTCACCCACAACGGCCTTGAACTCATCACCATCCATGGTTTCCTTCTCGATCAGCATTTCCACCAGGCGATCCATGGCTTCCCGGTTGGCGGCCACGATCTCAACGGTTTCGTCATAACAGCGCTTCACCATGTTGCGCACTTGAACATCGATCTGTTGGGAGATCGATTCCGACACATCACTGCGGGACATCAAGTCGCGACCCAGGAACACTTCCTGACTGCCGCCTTCGAGGGCCACAGGGCCGAGATCACTCATGCCGAGTCGAGTGACCATGTTGCGGGCCATCGAAGCCACCTGCTGGATGTCGCCACCGGCTCCGGTGGTGACTTCCTGATGACCAAACACCACGTCCTCTGCGGCGCGACCACCCAGGGCTCCCATGATGCGTGCCTTGAGCTGGGCACGGGTCACGAGTGTTTGCTCTTCATCCGGGGAGAACCAGGTCAGGCCCTGGGCCTGACCACGAGGAACCAAAGTGACCTTCTGAACAGGGTCGTGGTCTTTGACCAGGGTTCCGATCAGGGCATGGCCCACCTCGTGGTAAGCGATCAGACGCTTGCTGCGACCGTCGGTGAGGGGACGACCCTCCATGCCGGCGATGATCCGATCGACAGCGTCGTCGATCTCGCTCAAACCGATGGCTTCCTTGCGGCGGCGGGCGGTGAGAATGGCCGCCTCGTTCATGAGGTTGGCCAGGTCAGCACCAGTGAAGCCAGGGGTGCGGCGGGCGATGCTTTCGAGGGACAGCTCCTCTTCGAGCTTCTTGTTGCGGCAGTGCACATCAAGGATGGCGAGGCGACCCTTGATGTCTGGGGCGTCCACGGTGACCTGACGGTCAAAACGGCCGGGACGCATCAGAGCTGAGTCCAGAACGTCGGGGCGGTTGGTGGCCGCGATGATGATGATGCCGCTGTTGCCTTCAAAACCATCCATCTCAGTCAGGAGCTGGTTCAAGGTCTGTTCGCGCTCGTCGTTACCTCCACCAATGCCGGCACCGCGCTGACGGCCAACGGCGTCAATTTCGTCGATGAAGATCAAACAAGGGCTGTTCTCCTTGGCCTTCTTGAACAGATCGCGGACGCGGCTGGCACCCACGCCAACGAACATCTCAACGAACTCCGAACCGGAGAGGGAGAAGAAGGGAACGCCAGCTTCTCCGGCAATGGCCTTGGCCAGAAGTGTTTTGCCAGTGCCGGGAGGGCCGACCAGCAGAAGGCCGCGGGGAATCTGAGCACCCACGGAGGTGAAACGCTCGGGCTGCTTCAGGAAGGTGACCACTTCCTGCAGTTCCTGCTTGGCCTCGGTGACGCCAGCCACGTCATCGAACATGACGCCGGTCTCCGCTTCCATCATGAAGCGGGCCTTGCTTTTGCCAAACTGCATTGCCTGGCCAGGGCCGCCAGGCATGTTGCTGTTGCGGCGGGCCAGGAAGATCAGGGCACCGATCAGCAGCAGCGGGAACGCCAGATTGCCCAGAACTCCCAGCGCCGGTGGTGCTGTGCGTGGGGGATGAATGTCAAAGCTGATGCCTTCGGTCTTCAGCGTATTGATCAGCTCAGGGGCCAGACCAGGAAGATCAACGCGCAGGCGCTGGACCCGGTTGTCGAGGTCGGGATCGACGGCTTCGATCACGGCGTTGCGGCCACCGTCGTAGATATCAACGGCTGTGACGCGACCGGCTTCGACGTAATCGAGGAAGCGGCCGTAGCTCATCCGTGCAACCGCAGCATTGCGAGGAGCGACGGTGGTGCCATTGCTGTCCTGGCTGAGGCCATTGATACCTCCGTTGCTCACCACCTGCCAGCCGATCAGCAACACGACGCCGATTGGCAACAGCCAGAGGGCAAGAAGGCGCCAGCGCTGATTCATGAGCTGAAAAAATTCGTTAACTAGTGTAAAGGAGTTAGCCAGATTTCTGAGGCCTTGATCAAAGGCTTCTCAGGGCAACAATCGGGTCGAGCTTTGCGGCTCGTCGGGCTGGAACGACACCGAAGAACAGCCCTATGGATCCTGAGAGTCCAACGGTGACCACCACCATCGTTGCGCCGATGGTCGCTGGCAGGGGCGTGACCGCTGCCACGAGGCTTACGGTTCCAAGACCCGCCAGCGTGCCGATGGCGCCGCCCAGGCTGGCAAGCACTAGGGATTCCACCAGAAATTGCTGCAGAACATCACTGCTGCGGGCCCCAAGGGCTTTGCGCAGACCGATCTCCTCGGTGCGTTCGCTGACGGACACCAACATGATGTTCATGATCCCGATGCCTCCCACCAGCAGGGAGATCCCACCGATGGCCCCGAGCATCAGGGTGAGTCCTCCGGTGATGGTGCTCACGATGGTGAGAGCGTCCTTCTGCGACCGCACCACGAAATCGTCATCTCGGAGAATCCGGTGCCGTTGTCTCAGCAGGTTGTTGATCTGAAAGCTGGCTGCGCTGATGCTCTGTTCATCTATGGCTTCAACACTGATGGAGTTCAGGCTGATGCCGTAAATGGGATCCCGACCGGTGATCCGGTTCACCATCGTGGTGATTGGGATGTAAGTGTTTTCATCCTGGTTGCTGCCGAACACGGCACCCTTGGGGGCCATCACACCCACTACCTCAAAGCTTTGATTGCCGATGCGCAACTGCTGGCCAATCGCTGAGCCAGTGGGAAACAACTTGGTGCGGAGATCAGAGCCGAGCACGGCGATGGCTTTCGCCCCGGCGACGTCCTCGGCGTTGATGAAACGGCCCTTGGCCACTTCGAAGCTGCGCACCGGAAGGAACTCCGATGTCGCTCCGAAGACCGCACCCGTTGAACTGCGGGCGCCCGCCTGCACCACCTGATTGGTGTTGATCAGGGGCGCGACGCGTTTGACGCTGGGAACCTGGGTGGCGATGGCTTTGGCATCTTCCAGGACGAGCGTTTTCGGTCGTGTGACCCCCTGGCGTCTGGCGTTTGTGTTGCCCGGAACCACAAACAGCACATTGGCGCCGAGGTTGTTCAACTGGCCTTCAGCCAGCAATTGCGCTCCCCGTCCAACCCCCACCAGGGTGATCACCGAGGCGTTGCCGATAACGATGCCCACCATCGTGAGCAGGCTGCGCAGCCTGTTGCTGCGCAGGGTGGACAGGGCCATCCTCACCGTTTCCGTTGCTGGCATGCGCCGGGTCATGGTGTGGCGTAGCTCAGATCAGTGTGGCCTCAGCTTCGTTGCCGACGATGCTTACCTTCACCAGATCTGTGGATCCGGAAACGCCGGTATGGGTGCCTGCGGACTGAACCACGAGATCACCCTCCTTCAGCAGATCGAGCTCTTTGGCTTTGACCATGGCCGCCTGGAAGGTCTGCGTGGTGCGTTCGCCCTGGGGAATCACCAGCGGTGTCACGCCCCACACCAGCTGAAGACGACAGGCGACCGTGCGATCAGGTGTGATGGCAAGGATCGGTGCCGCAGGCCGGAACTTGCTGACGTTGCGAGCTGTGGCCCCACTTCGGGTGAGGGGAAGAATCGCGGAGGCATTGAGCTGGCTGGCAATGGTGCTGACCGCACCGCTCAACGCGTTGGGAATGGTGCTGGGCAGGTGGCTATCGATCGAGCGTTGGGGATAGTCCTTCTCGATCCGTCGGGCAATGGTGGCCATGGTCTGAACGGCTTCCACGGGAAAATCCCCCACCGCGGTCTCGTTGGAAAGCATCACGGCGTCGGTGCCATCCAAGATGGCGTTGGCCACGTCGCTGACTTCAGCTCGGGTTGGCCGGGGGCTGGAGGCCATGGAATCCAGCATCTGTGTGGCCGTGATGATCGGGATGCCCAGGCTGTTGGCCTTGCGGATCAATTCCTTCTGCAGCAACGGCACTTCTTCTGCCGGCATCTCCACGCCTAGGTCACCGCGGGCCACCATTACGCCGTCACAGAGCGGCAGGATCGAATCGATCTGATCGATGGCCTCAAACTTTTCGATCTTCGCCACCACAGGGGTCTCATGGCCATGTTCGCGGATCAGTCCGCGAATTTCCTCCATGTCGGAGGGATTGCGCACGAAGCTGAGGGCCACCCAGTCCACCCCCTGGCTGAGGCCGAAGGCTAAGTCGGTCTTGTCCTTGTCCGTGAGGGCGCGAACGGACAACTGAACGTCTGGGAAGTTGACGCCCTTGTTGTTGGAGAGAACACCGCCCACGGTGACGGTGCAATGCAAGGTCTGCTGCGCTTTGTCGACGGTATCGACCTTCATCTCAACGCGGCCGTCGTCGAGCAGGATCCGGCTTCCTGCGGTGACTTCGTCCGCCAGCTTGTTGTACGTCACCGTTGCGATCGTCTTGTCGCAGCTCACCGGCCTTGAGGTGAGTGTGAAGGGATCGCCGTTGGCCAGGGTGATTGGACCCTCAGCAAAACGCCCGAGCCGGATCTTCGGGCCCTGGAGGTCTTGAAGGATGCCGATGGTCTGCCCCAATTCCTCAGACACCTGACGAATTGTGGCGATGCGTGCGGCGTGTTCGCTGTGGTCCCCGTGGGAAAAGTTCAGCCTGAAAGTGGTGGCACCAGCCTTGACCAGCTCCTTGATCCGCTCCGGACTCTCCGTGGCAGGGCCGATGGTGGCCACGATCTTGGTCCGTCGGTTCAGGTCGAACTGGCCCATATCGCGGCTGAAAATCCTTGCGGAAACTACCATCCGGGCGTTTCCCAACCGGCCCCATGGAGATGAATTCCTATCAGGACGCCGCCCGAAAGACGGCTGCCTACCCGGATGTGGGCCGTAATCCCATCTATCCGACCCTCGGTTTGACCGGTGAAGCCGGCGAGGTGGCCGACAAGGTGAAAAAGGTGATTCGCGACCGCGGCGGTGTGTTCGATGCCGACACCCGCGAAGCGATCAAGTTGGAGCTGGGAGATGTGCTCTGGTACGTGGCTCAGCTGGCCAGCGAACTGGGTTATGACCTGAACGAGGTGGCTGACGCCAACCTGCAGAAACTGTCGAGCCGGGCTGCCCG
This region includes:
- a CDS encoding DUF2256 domain-containing protein, producing the protein MKKSSFKNNRPSKICPVCDRPFEWRKAWRNCWDEVVYCSERCRRRKNKSNP
- a CDS encoding nucleoside triphosphate pyrophosphohydrolase family protein, whose amino-acid sequence is MEMNSYQDAARKTAAYPDVGRNPIYPTLGLTGEAGEVADKVKKVIRDRGGVFDADTREAIKLELGDVLWYVAQLASELGYDLNEVADANLQKLSSRAARGRIGGSGDQR
- the pyk gene encoding pyruvate kinase, with product MGQFDLNRRTKIVATIGPATESPERIKELVKAGATTFRLNFSHGDHSEHAARIATIRQVSEELGQTIGILQDLQGPKIRLGRFAEGPITLANGDPFTLTSRPVSCDKTIATVTYNKLADEVTAGSRILLDDGRVEMKVDTVDKAQQTLHCTVTVGGVLSNNKGVNFPDVQLSVRALTDKDKTDLAFGLSQGVDWVALSFVRNPSDMEEIRGLIREHGHETPVVAKIEKFEAIDQIDSILPLCDGVMVARGDLGVEMPAEEVPLLQKELIRKANSLGIPIITATQMLDSMASSPRPTRAEVSDVANAILDGTDAVMLSNETAVGDFPVEAVQTMATIARRIEKDYPQRSIDSHLPSTIPNALSGAVSTIASQLNASAILPLTRSGATARNVSKFRPAAPILAITPDRTVACRLQLVWGVTPLVIPQGERTTQTFQAAMVKAKELDLLKEGDLVVQSAGTHTGVSGSTDLVKVSIVGNEAEATLI
- the clpP gene encoding ATP-dependent Clp endopeptidase proteolytic subunit ClpP; translation: MIPIVIEESGRGERAFDIYSRLLRERIIFLGEAVTSDSANRIVAQMLFLEAEDPEKDIYLYINSPGGSVYDGLGIFDTMQHIKPDVHTVCVGLAASMGAFLLCAGTKGKRSSLQHSRIMIHQPLGGAQGQASDIRIQADEILFLKERLNKELSDRTGQPLDRIQQDTDRDFFMSPTEAVNYGLIDSVIDKRPVQAVA
- a CDS encoding ABC transporter permease, which translates into the protein MTRRMPATETVRMALSTLRSNRLRSLLTMVGIVIGNASVITLVGVGRGAQLLAEGQLNNLGANVLFVVPGNTNARRQGVTRPKTLVLEDAKAIATQVPSVKRVAPLINTNQVVQAGARSSTGAVFGATSEFLPVRSFEVAKGRFINAEDVAGAKAIAVLGSDLRTKLFPTGSAIGQQLRIGNQSFEVVGVMAPKGAVFGSNQDENTYIPITTMVNRITGRDPIYGISLNSISVEAIDEQSISAASFQINNLLRQRHRILRDDDFVVRSQKDALTIVSTITGGLTLMLGAIGGISLLVGGIGIMNIMLVSVSERTEEIGLRKALGARSSDVLQQFLVESLVLASLGGAIGTLAGLGTVSLVAAVTPLPATIGATMVVVTVGLSGSIGLFFGVVPARRAAKLDPIVALRSL
- the ftsH gene encoding ATP-dependent zinc metalloprotease FtsH translates to MNQRWRLLALWLLPIGVVLLIGWQVVSNGGINGLSQDSNGTTVAPRNAAVARMSYGRFLDYVEAGRVTAVDIYDGGRNAVIEAVDPDLDNRVQRLRVDLPGLAPELINTLKTEGISFDIHPPRTAPPALGVLGNLAFPLLLIGALIFLARRNSNMPGGPGQAMQFGKSKARFMMEAETGVMFDDVAGVTEAKQELQEVVTFLKQPERFTSVGAQIPRGLLLVGPPGTGKTLLAKAIAGEAGVPFFSLSGSEFVEMFVGVGASRVRDLFKKAKENSPCLIFIDEIDAVGRQRGAGIGGGNDEREQTLNQLLTEMDGFEGNSGIIIIAATNRPDVLDSALMRPGRFDRQVTVDAPDIKGRLAILDVHCRNKKLEEELSLESIARRTPGFTGADLANLMNEAAILTARRRKEAIGLSEIDDAVDRIIAGMEGRPLTDGRSKRLIAYHEVGHALIGTLVKDHDPVQKVTLVPRGQAQGLTWFSPDEEQTLVTRAQLKARIMGALGGRAAEDVVFGHQEVTTGAGGDIQQVASMARNMVTRLGMSDLGPVALEGGSQEVFLGRDLMSRSDVSESISQQIDVQVRNMVKRCYDETVEIVAANREAMDRLVEMLIEKETMDGDEFKAVVGEFTTVPEKDRTVVTLD